From a region of the Lactuca sativa cultivar Salinas chromosome 4, Lsat_Salinas_v11, whole genome shotgun sequence genome:
- the LOC128133416 gene encoding uncharacterized protein LOC128133416 codes for MSSYAENNNQSINIVRQTQNVNTFTTPPKHNTTIQYCHSFTDVRTPFSNITNVINPLSNNRNDIISFDKYTTSKLANKRQYHVLSNEMTSKNASTVTTSSSSIKLNPGCHKLKTKTRHLSPIPLIDLTEDVENIHQVNNENLIVGISNEYLDHGDQVVVCQTCRAKLWRNESIRGKEKGNTDYSLCCGYDKVQLPDLKNAPPTYERSGQKDQSTSTDSDIIEDIKVMLDSNNVLVRSYRMVKDTFQKNPEVDMKLRLIGRREQDGRTYNLPTASEVAALIIGDISDSIEKRDIVVQTKNGCLQRISELHPSYLPLQYPLLFPYGDDGYSVDILHRGVSFTNNSKRAKCTMREYFAYRIQDRDHSFSLILNSRRLFQQFLVDAYTMMETERMYYIHRQQHVLRCDSYENLRNQKAQGTTDISNVGQRVILPSSFTGGARYMLQNYLDAMSLCKWFGYPDFFITFTCNPKWPEIKRFLKDTSLQPEDMPDILCRLFKIKLDAFIKDLRDNQIFSKVQAYVYTIEFQKRGLPHSHICLFMHSDNKLPTVELIDPIISAEIPDRIEDPELYSLVNEFMVHGPCGAENMNCSCMVDKKCSKNFPKKFSNHSSVDQNGFPLYRQRNDGHFVEKSGVRLDNRNVVPYNKYLLKRYQTHINIEWCNQGSSIKYLFKYINKGPDRATVAVVPTNNECENNDVVDEIAEYYDCRYLSACEASWRIFTYDVHCRYPSVVRLPFHLPNQQQIVYGEDDDIDDVLDKPSVAASKFTTWMKCNAIDSEARKLTYVEFPTKFVWILNGRFWKRRKVGKAIGRIHSVSPKLGEAYFLRILLNKAKGPTSFDDIRTVNGQTHSSFRDACYALGLLDDDKEYIDAIKEASHSGSELSLGVDELKNLTLFEIQQILLRNNSTLKNFKNMPYPDVESVSSSNNQLITEELDYDVPVIKNEYDRMFLALTNEQRNIFLNIMSAIQENKGGVFFVYGYGGTGKTFLWKTISATIRSEGNIVLNVASSSIASLLLPGGRTTHS; via the exons ATGTCTTCTTATGCAGAAAACAACA ATCAATCAATCAATATTGTTCGtcaaactcaaaatgttaatACATTTACAACACCTCCAAAGCATAACACAACCATACAATACTGCCATTCCTTTACAGATGTTAGAACTCCATTTTCTAACATTACAAATGTTATAAATCCGTTATCTAACAATAGAAATG ATATCATTAGTTTCGATAAATATACCACTTCCAAGTTAGCAAACAAAAGACAGTACCATGTACTTTCAAATGAAATGACATCAAAAAATGCATCCACAGTAACAACTTCTTCATCATCAATCAAGTTAAATCCAGGATGTCATAAATTAAAAACGAAGACAAGACATTTATCCCCTATCCCATTGATTGATCTGacagaagatgtagaaaataTACATCAAGTGAACAATGAAAATCTTATAGTTGGTATCTCAAATG AATATTTGGATCATGGTGATCAAGTTGTTGTATGTCAAACATGTCGTGCAAAATTATGGAGAAATGAATCCATTAGAGGTAAAGAAAAGGGAAACAcggattattcattatgttgtggtTACGACAAAGTTCAACTTCCAGATTTAAAGAATGCACCCCCGACTTATGAAAGAAG TGGTCAAAAGGATCAATCAACATCAACTGATAGTGATATTATTGAAGATATTAAGGTGATGTTGGATTCAAATAATGTGTTGGTTAGATCTTATAGGATGGTAAAAGATACTTTTCAGAAAAATCCAGAAGTTGATATGAAATTACGACTTATCGGGAGAAGGGAGCAAGATGGAAGAACATATAACCTACCGACTGCTTCTGAGGTTGCTGCTTTAATAATTGGTGACATTTCGGATTCAATCGAGAAGAGGGATATCGTCGTTCAAACAAAAAATGGTTGTCTACAACGTATCAGTGAATTGCATCCTTCGTATCTTCCTCTCCAATATCCATTGCTATTTCCATATGGGGATGATGGTTATAGTGTTGACATTCTTCATAGAGGTGTGTCATTTACGAACAACAGCAAGCGTGCAAAATGTACAATGAGAGAATATTTCGCTTATAGGATTCAAGACAGAGATCATTCGTTTTCTCTCATACTTAATTCAAGAAGgttgtttcaacaatttctgGTAGATGCCTACACTATGATGGAAACGGAGAGAATGTACTACATACATAGGCAACAACATGTTCTTagatgtgattcttatgaaaattTACGTAACCAAAAAGCTCAAGGAACGACTGATATCTCGAATGTTGGCCAACGTGTCATATTACCTTCATCCTTTACCGGAGGTGCACGTTATATGCTGCAAAACTATTTGGATGCCATGTCACTATGCAAATGGTTTGGATATCCTGATTTCTTCATAACCTTTACGTGTAATCCCAAATGGCCTgagattaaaaggtttcttaaggATACTTCACTTCAACCAGAAGACATGCCTGATATACTATGTAGGTTGTTCAAGATCAAGCTTGATGCATTCATTAAAGACTTAAGGGATAATCAAATTTTCAGCAAAGTTCAAGCAT ATGTTTATACAATTGAATTCCAAAAAAGAGGTTTGCCGCATAGTCATATATGTCTATTCATGCATTCTGACAACAAGCTACCAACTGTTGAACTTATCGATCCGATAATTTCAGCAGAGATACCAGACAGAATCGAAGATCCTGAATTGTATTCACTTGTAAATGAGTTTATGGTTCATGGTCCATGTGGAGCTGAAAATATGAATTGTTCATGCATGGTGGATAAAAAGTGCTCTAAAAACTTTCCAAAAAAATTCAGTAATCATTCGTCTGTAGATCAGAATGGTTTTCCGTTATATAGGCAAAGAAACGATGGTCATTTTGTAGAAAAATCAGGTGTAAGGTTGGATAATAGAAATGTTGTTCCATACAACAAATATCTATTGAAAAGATATCAGACACATATTAATATTGAATGGTGCAATCAGGGATCTTCTATAAAGTATTtgtttaaatacataaataagggtCCTGATAGAGCTACAGTTGCTGTTGTACCAACCAACAATGAATGTGAAAATAATGATGTGGTCGATGAAATAGCTGAATATTACGATTGTAGATATTTATCAGCATGTGAAGCATCATGGCGAATTTTTACATATGATGTTCATTGCAGATATCCTTCTGTTGTCAGACTGCCTTTTCATCTTCCTAATCAACAACAGATTGTATATGGTGAAGACGATGATATTGATGATGTTCTTGACAAACCTTCTGTTGCGGCTTCAAAGTTCACAACTTGGATGAAATGTAATGCAATCGACAGTGAAGCACGAAAACTCACATATGTTGAATTCCCTACAAAGTTTGTTTGGATATTAAATGGTCGGTTTTGGAAGCGAAGGAAAGTAGGAAAAGCCATCGGTAGAATTCATTCTGTTTCACCTAAACTAGGTGAGGCATATTTCTTAAGGATTCTTTTAAATAAAGCAAAAGGACCAACATCATTTGATGATATTCGCACGGTAAATGGTCAAACACATTCTTCTTTTAGAGATGCTTGTTATGCACTCGGGCTATTAGATGATGACAAGGAATACATTGATGCAATTAAAGAAGCAAGTCATTCTGGATCTG AATTGTCACTCGGAGTAGATGAACTTAAGAACTTAACTTTGTTCGAAATACAACAAATTTTACTTCGAAACAACTCTAcactcaaaaacttcaaaaacatGCCATACCCAGATGTTGAATCCGTTTCTTCTTCAAACAATCAGCTTATCACCGAGGAGCTAGATTACGATGTTCCCGTGATAAAGAATGAATATGATCGTATGTTTCTTGCATTAACAAATGAGCAACGTAATATTTTCCTAAACATCATGAGTGCTATTCAAGAAAATAAAGGAGGTGTCTTCTTTGTTTACGGTTATGGTGGAACGGGTAAAACTTTTTTATGGAAAACAATATCTGCAACAATTAGATCTGAAGGAAATATTGTATTAAATGTTGCTTCAAGCAGTATTGCTTCCTTATTATTGCCTGGTGGTAGAACAACACACTCTTGA